A stretch of bacterium DNA encodes these proteins:
- a CDS encoding ribbon-helix-helix protein, CopG family yields MISLRLGEALEGELEAEARRSGRTRSQLVRQALLEYLAGAERQRRYAGAVAELQGAYGDPASRREALARA; encoded by the coding sequence ATGATCAGTCTGCGCTTGGGCGAGGCCCTGGAGGGCGAGTTGGAGGCGGAGGCCCGGCGAAGCGGCCGGACGCGGTCCCAGTTGGTCCGTCAAGCCCTGTTGGAGTACCTGGCGGGCGCCGAGCGCCAGCGCCGCTATGCTGGCGCGGTGGCGGAATTGCAAGGGGCCTACGGGGATCCGGCGAGCCGCCGGGAGGCGCTCGCCCGGGCGGA
- a CDS encoding sigma-54 dependent transcriptional regulator, which yields MAAERILILEDQEQVRASLADSLQSAGYRVETHAEAEGAREALRHRPVDLLVVDIQLAAADRGGLDFLRAVRAFDPGLPALVVSGRDTRDNVFEAGRLGAQAFLSKGSFGEAELLAAVEEALRRFENGGAPDAPGSALERMLGQSRSMRRLKAQIRRFAPLDMPVLISGATGTGKELAAHALHECAPERCGRPLTVVNCGAIPETLIESHLFGHKRGSFTGAVQDAAGLIRQAAGSTLFLDEVGELSPAAQQRLLRFLEDGLVRSVGDTREERVCTRVVAATHRDLGEAVRRGHFREDLFYRLNVLPLVLPTLRERPEDLPLLADHFLREAARQNGLPARRLAENSHTALATHDWPGNIRELRNLMGRLAALCDGGEITVHDVEREAPVALPLPTHPSPSLPQGTALPVGTSSASSSRGPEAWPEAVPDFPRTVAEIRHLKVFRHEVQRAYVQHAIRLCGGNVTKAAQRLGVDRTSVYGYLGDGAGHPAP from the coding sequence ATGGCGGCTGAGCGCATCCTCATTCTTGAAGACCAGGAGCAGGTGCGCGCCTCCCTGGCCGACAGTCTGCAGAGCGCGGGCTACCGGGTGGAGACCCACGCCGAGGCGGAGGGGGCGCGGGAGGCGCTGCGCCACCGGCCGGTGGATCTGCTGGTGGTGGACATCCAGTTGGCGGCGGCGGACCGGGGAGGGCTGGACTTCCTGCGCGCCGTGCGCGCCTTCGATCCGGGCTTGCCAGCCCTGGTGGTGAGCGGACGGGACACGCGGGACAATGTCTTCGAGGCCGGCCGTCTGGGCGCGCAGGCCTTTCTCTCCAAGGGCTCCTTCGGCGAGGCGGAGTTGCTGGCCGCCGTGGAGGAGGCCTTGCGCCGCTTCGAAAACGGCGGCGCGCCCGACGCCCCCGGCTCCGCCCTGGAGCGCATGCTGGGCCAAAGCCGGTCCATGCGCCGCCTCAAGGCCCAGATCCGCCGCTTCGCCCCCCTGGACATGCCCGTCCTCATCAGCGGCGCCACGGGCACGGGCAAGGAACTGGCCGCCCACGCCCTCCACGAGTGCGCCCCGGAGCGGTGCGGACGCCCGCTGACGGTGGTCAATTGCGGCGCCATCCCCGAGACCCTGATCGAGAGCCACCTCTTCGGGCACAAGCGCGGCTCCTTCACCGGTGCCGTGCAGGACGCCGCCGGGCTCATCCGCCAGGCCGCCGGCAGCACGCTCTTCCTCGACGAGGTGGGGGAGCTGAGCCCCGCCGCCCAGCAGCGCCTGTTGCGCTTCCTGGAGGACGGCCTGGTGCGGAGCGTGGGCGACACGCGGGAGGAACGGGTGTGCACCCGCGTGGTGGCCGCCACCCACCGGGACCTGGGCGAGGCCGTGCGCCGGGGCCACTTCCGCGAGGACCTCTTCTACCGCCTCAACGTGTTGCCCCTGGTCCTGCCGACCCTGCGCGAGCGACCGGAGGACCTGCCCCTCCTGGCCGACCATTTCCTGCGGGAGGCAGCCCGCCAGAACGGTCTGCCGGCGCGCCGCCTGGCGGAGAACTCGCACACCGCCCTGGCCACCCACGACTGGCCGGGCAACATCCGCGAGCTGAGGAACCTGATGGGCCGCTTGGCGGCCCTCTGCGACGGCGGGGAGATCACCGTGCACGACGTGGAGCGCGAGGCTCCGGTCGCCCTGCCACTGCCCACCCATCCTTCGCCGTCCTTGCCGCAGGGCACGGCGCTTCCGGTTGGCACGTCGTCTGCGTCATCATCCCGCGGACCCGAAGCGTGGCCGGAAGCTGTTCCGGATTTTCCACGCACTGTCGCTGAAATTCGACACCTGAAGGTTTTTCGCCACGAGGTACAGCGCGCCTATGTGCAACACGCCATCCGGCTATGCGGCGGCAACGTGACCAAGGCGGCGCAGCGGCTGGGGGTGGATCGGACATCGGTTTATGGCTATCTGGGGGACGGTGCAGGCCACCCTGCGCCCTGA